The DNA sequence CGGGTGCCGGGCTGGCGGTGATCGACCCGTTCACGGCCCTGGGCGCTTCGAACAGCCGCACGGCGATCCGGCCGTTGTCACCACCGCTGCCCATTTCCCTGTATGCCGTGACCCGGGCCAACGAAGCCCCGGCGCACACCCTCGGCGCACTGCTGGAGATTTTCACCAGCCAGGCCCAGGCGCAACTGGATCGCCTGTTCGCCACGGCCGGTGCCTAGAGTACGTAGAACAGAATCGCCACGAAGTGCAGCAGGCTGCCGGCGATCACGAACAGGTGCCAGATGCCATGGGCGTGGCGCAGACGGTGATCCAGCGCAAAAAAGATAATGCCCACGGTGTACAACACGCCGCCCGAGGCCAGCCAGGCAAACCCGGTGCTGCCCAGGGCCGCCAACAACGGTTTGACCGCCACCAGCACGATCCAGCCCATCACGGCGTAGATCACAATCGACAGGATCCGCGCTTCGGAACGGGGCTTGATCTCTTGCAAGATCCCGATCACCGCCAGCCCCCAGACAATCCCGAACAGACTCCAGCCCCACGGTCCGCGCAAGGTCACCAGGCAGAACGGCGTATAACTGCCGGCGATCAGCAGGTAGATCGAAAAGTGATCGACCTTCTGCATGATTTCCTTTTTGCGCCCGCGCACGCTGTGGTAGACCGTCGAAGCGCTGTAGAGCACCAGCAAGGTGAACCCGTAGATGGCCACGCTGACGATCTTCCACGGATCACCGGCCATCCCGGCAATCACCAGCAGCCACACCGCCCCGATAAAAGCCGCGACCGCCCCGACCAGGTGCGTCCAGGCGTTGAGTCGTTCCCCGTGATACATCCACTCTCCCCTCACATTCCAAAACAGACGCCAAGGCTCAGGCTTGGCGCTGCAAAGTGCAATGGTTTGCTTGCAGCCTGCCAATACTCAAGTGCAGTGAGGTTCAGTGGCGAGGGAGCTTGCTCCCGCTGGGCTGCGAAGCGGCCCCAGAAAGAGCGGGCGCTGCGCACCCGAGCGGGAGCAAGCTCCCTCGCCACAGGTTAGTGTTCCGCCACTGGATATTCATCACAGCTAAATCCCCTCGCTACAAAGACCGATTGGGGCACAATCAAGCCAAACGAATAAGAGCCCGCCCCATGCTGATCGACGAAGAATTGACCCTGAAGAAACTCGAGGTGTTCCTGGCCTTCATGCGCACCGGCAATCTGACGCGGGCGGCGGCCGAGTTGCAGACCAGCAACGTCAGCGTGCACCGGGCCATTCACTCGTTGGAGAGCGCCTTGCGTTGTCCGCTGTTCAAGCACGAAGGCCGCAACCTCACGCCGCTGGAAAGCGCCTACGTGCTCGAAGAGCGGGCGCAGAAGCTGATCCAGGACGTGGTCGAAAGTGTGCGCCTGACCCGTGAAGCCGCCGGCTTCTCCGCCGAGCGCTTCAAGCTCGGTTCCCTGTATTCGTTGACGGTCAAGACCGTGCCACAGCTGATCATGGGCCTGAAGATCCGTCGCAGCGAACTCAACATCGACCTGATCCTGGGCTCGAACATCGACCTGCTGTACAAGCTCAAGAACATGGAGGTGGACGCGATCCTGATCTCCCTGGACGACAGCGTGAACGATGCGGACTGCGAGCATATCGAGCTGTTTTCCGACGACATCTTCCTCGCCACGCCAGCTGATTCTCCCTTTGCCCAACGCAGCGAAGTCGATCTGGCCGAGGTACGCGACGAGACGTTCATCACCTTGACCCAGGGCTTCGCCACGCATCAGGACGGGATTCGGGTGTTCAAGCAGGCGGGGTTCGAGCCGAAGGTGGCGATGCAGGTCAACGACATCTTTACCCTGCTGAGCATGGTCAGTTCCGGGGTGGGCTATGCGTTATTGCCAGGCAGGATTGCGGCGGTTTACGAGAATCGGGTCAAGTTGATTCCCTTGCAGACGCGGTATCGGTTGCAGCAGCACATTGGCGTGGTGTTTTTGAAGGCCAAGGAGCGTGATCCGAATCTGCTGGCGCTGTTGGCCGAGTGCCGGATGTATGCCAATCGCCAGGTTTGAAATCGCGTCGCCCCCATCGCGAGCAAGCTCGCTCCCACATCGATTTGTGTCGTCCCCAACATCTGAGTACGACACAAAACCTGTGTGGGAGCGAGCTTGCTCGCGATGAGGCCAGCCCTGTCAGCAAAAAGACTAAGCCCTATCCGATCAACCCCCGCATGATCAGGAATAACAACGAAGGCCCCAGCAGACACCCAAGCGCCGTATAGAACGCCGCCGTCAGGCAGCCATAGGGCACCAGCTTCGGATCAGTGGCCGCCAAACCACCGGCCACACCACTGGAGGTGCCCATCAAGCCGCCAAAAATTAC is a window from the Pseudomonas brassicacearum genome containing:
- the trhA gene encoding PAQR family membrane homeostasis protein TrhA: MYHGERLNAWTHLVGAVAAFIGAVWLLVIAGMAGDPWKIVSVAIYGFTLLVLYSASTVYHSVRGRKKEIMQKVDHFSIYLLIAGSYTPFCLVTLRGPWGWSLFGIVWGLAVIGILQEIKPRSEARILSIVIYAVMGWIVLVAVKPLLAALGSTGFAWLASGGVLYTVGIIFFALDHRLRHAHGIWHLFVIAGSLLHFVAILFYVL
- a CDS encoding LysR substrate-binding domain-containing protein codes for the protein MLIDEELTLKKLEVFLAFMRTGNLTRAAAELQTSNVSVHRAIHSLESALRCPLFKHEGRNLTPLESAYVLEERAQKLIQDVVESVRLTREAAGFSAERFKLGSLYSLTVKTVPQLIMGLKIRRSELNIDLILGSNIDLLYKLKNMEVDAILISLDDSVNDADCEHIELFSDDIFLATPADSPFAQRSEVDLAEVRDETFITLTQGFATHQDGIRVFKQAGFEPKVAMQVNDIFTLLSMVSSGVGYALLPGRIAAVYENRVKLIPLQTRYRLQQHIGVVFLKAKERDPNLLALLAECRMYANRQV